A part of Kitasatospora acidiphila genomic DNA contains:
- a CDS encoding GNAT family N-acetyltransferase, whose product MPDAPSVFADYQPEPHSRPDAAAPTLVEATAADVAGLAELQTSARGGLVTEWAARIGRAVGRERNAVVVARVGQELAGYATVAHLAEHPDDHAPAGYYLVGVTVAAGWRRRGIGTALTRWRMDWAWQHGPDVWCFVSAANPASIDMHLELGFTELRRGPQFQGITFSGQEGVLLRARRSA is encoded by the coding sequence ATGCCTGACGCGCCCTCAGTCTTCGCTGACTACCAGCCCGAGCCGCACTCCCGCCCGGACGCGGCCGCGCCGACGCTAGTCGAGGCCACCGCGGCCGATGTGGCCGGTCTCGCCGAGCTGCAGACCAGCGCGCGAGGCGGCCTGGTCACCGAGTGGGCCGCCCGGATCGGCCGCGCGGTCGGCCGCGAGCGGAACGCGGTGGTGGTGGCCCGGGTGGGTCAGGAGCTCGCGGGCTACGCCACGGTGGCGCACCTGGCCGAGCACCCCGATGACCACGCACCGGCCGGCTACTACCTGGTGGGCGTGACGGTCGCCGCGGGCTGGCGCCGACGCGGGATCGGGACGGCGCTCACCCGCTGGCGGATGGACTGGGCCTGGCAGCACGGCCCGGACGTCTGGTGCTTCGTCTCCGCGGCGAACCCGGCGTCGATCGACATGCACCTGGAGCTGGGGTTCACCGAGCTCCGCCGCGGCCCGCAGTTCCAGGGCATCACGTTCAGCGGCCAGGAAGGCGTGCTGCTGCGGGCCCGGCGATCGGCCTGA
- a CDS encoding mycothiol transferase has product MTMASARLLIDGFERVQEAVTEVLDGLTPEQLSWRGPDGHTNSIGWLVWHLSRVQDVQVSDVAELPEVWRAQDWQRRFALPYRAEATGYGASSAQVGKFSATAEQLAGYYEATHLQTVDYLGRLHERDYARVVDAMWEPPVTLGVRLISTLSDDLQHVGQAALVRGCLARS; this is encoded by the coding sequence ATGACGATGGCGAGCGCCAGGCTGCTGATCGACGGCTTCGAACGCGTCCAGGAGGCGGTGACCGAGGTGCTGGACGGCCTCACCCCTGAGCAACTGTCCTGGCGGGGTCCCGACGGCCACACCAACTCCATCGGCTGGCTGGTCTGGCACCTCAGCCGGGTGCAGGACGTCCAGGTGTCCGACGTCGCCGAGCTGCCCGAGGTGTGGCGGGCCCAGGACTGGCAGCGTAGGTTCGCTCTGCCCTACCGCGCCGAGGCCACCGGCTACGGTGCTTCCAGCGCCCAGGTGGGCAAGTTCTCCGCCACCGCCGAGCAGTTGGCCGGCTACTACGAGGCGACCCACCTGCAGACCGTGGACTACCTCGGCAGGCTGCACGAGCGCGACTACGCGCGGGTCGTGGACGCGATGTGGGAGCCGCCCGTGACCTTGGGCGTGCGGCTGATCAGCACCCTGTCCGACGACCTCCAGCACGTCGGCCAGGCCGCCCTGGTGCGCGGCTGCCTGGCCCGCAGCTGA
- the ligD gene encoding non-homologous end-joining DNA ligase: protein MSALTLLPDQLRELLRPLPPDQARQLIDQPPMLAELTKRQSFDEGWVFERKMDGIRALALRLDDRVWLRSRTGKPLNDSYPELVAALLAQPCRAFVVDGEITAMRGDRTDFALLQQRMGLTEVRAIARTGVAVVLHLFDLLWLDGTDTTRLPLRCRKTLLRQAVEFTEPLRYTRHQTGDAAGLLAEACAQHWEGLIAKRAEGRYRSGRGDGWLKLKCLRAQEFVVGAFTEPTGGGRSGFGALLLGYQQGGALRYAGKVGTGFDRRTLEALRTFFDATTRPESPFQPAPREPRVHWVEPLLVVQVAFTEWTKAGLLRQPRYLGVRDDKKPTEVIREEPAE, encoded by the coding sequence ATGTCCGCGCTCACCCTGCTCCCCGACCAGCTGCGCGAGCTGCTGCGCCCGCTCCCGCCCGACCAGGCCCGGCAGTTGATCGACCAGCCGCCGATGCTGGCCGAGCTGACGAAGCGTCAGTCCTTTGACGAAGGGTGGGTGTTCGAGCGCAAGATGGACGGCATCCGGGCGCTGGCCCTGCGCCTCGACGACCGGGTGTGGCTGCGTTCCAGGACCGGCAAGCCGCTGAACGACTCCTACCCCGAACTCGTCGCGGCCCTGCTGGCCCAGCCGTGCCGGGCCTTCGTGGTGGACGGCGAGATCACTGCGATGCGCGGCGACCGCACCGACTTCGCCCTGCTGCAGCAGCGGATGGGCCTCACCGAGGTGCGCGCCATCGCCCGCACCGGGGTGGCCGTGGTGCTCCACCTCTTCGACCTCCTCTGGCTGGACGGCACCGACACCACCCGGCTGCCGCTGCGCTGCCGCAAGACCCTGCTGCGCCAGGCCGTCGAGTTCACCGAACCGCTCCGCTACACCCGGCACCAGACCGGCGACGCCGCCGGGCTGCTCGCCGAGGCCTGCGCGCAGCACTGGGAGGGGCTGATCGCCAAGCGCGCCGAGGGCCGGTACCGGTCAGGGCGCGGCGACGGCTGGCTGAAGCTCAAGTGCCTGCGGGCCCAGGAATTCGTGGTCGGCGCCTTCACCGAACCGACCGGCGGCGGCCGCTCCGGCTTCGGCGCCCTGCTACTCGGCTACCAGCAGGGCGGCGCACTGCGCTATGCGGGCAAGGTCGGCACCGGCTTCGACCGCCGCACCCTGGAGGCGCTGCGGACCTTCTTCGACGCCACCACCCGGCCCGAGTCGCCGTTCCAGCCCGCGCCGCGCGAACCGCGGGTGCACTGGGTCGAACCGCTGCTGGTGGTGCAGGTCGCCTTCACCGAGTGGACCAAGGCCGGCCTGCTGCGCCAGCCGCGCTATCTGGGCGTGCGGGACGACAAGAAGCCCACCGAGGTGATCCGCGAGGAGCCGGCCGAGTGA
- a CDS encoding AurF N-oxygenase family protein, producing MATTGTATGRLGHTTADEDVSQRLLDSAAQLSYDPAVEIDWDAPLSPDHYGLNPEWSTLYGTRLWREMTHEQRITLTRHEVCSIMSTGIWFEMILQQMVLRDQYLKNHANAEFRFALTEIADECRHSIMFARACEKMGVPAYIPNRPVAEAARAFKTLAAGELAYGGILVAEEVLDVMQRDWMRGEDVLPIVRGTSRIHVVEESRHMKFARQEIRERLRGAGPVRRHNSALGTAIAAAVILSSMVNKQVYAAAGLNVERAVAEVKANPHRKAMMRTSSAHLIHFLGEAGLLTRPAVRIYQKLHMI from the coding sequence ATGGCGACGACCGGAACGGCGACAGGCAGACTCGGCCACACAACTGCCGACGAGGACGTCTCGCAGCGGCTGCTGGACTCTGCCGCGCAACTCTCCTACGACCCGGCCGTGGAGATCGACTGGGACGCCCCGCTCTCGCCCGACCACTACGGACTCAACCCCGAGTGGAGCACCCTCTACGGCACCCGGCTGTGGCGGGAGATGACCCATGAGCAGCGGATCACCCTGACCAGGCACGAGGTCTGCTCGATCATGAGCACCGGCATCTGGTTCGAGATGATCCTCCAGCAGATGGTGCTGCGCGACCAGTACCTCAAGAACCACGCCAACGCCGAGTTCCGGTTCGCCCTCACCGAGATCGCCGACGAGTGCCGCCACTCCATCATGTTCGCCCGCGCCTGCGAGAAGATGGGCGTGCCGGCCTACATACCCAACCGGCCGGTCGCCGAGGCCGCGCGCGCCTTCAAGACCCTGGCCGCCGGTGAACTCGCCTACGGCGGCATCCTGGTGGCCGAAGAAGTGCTCGACGTGATGCAGCGCGACTGGATGCGCGGCGAGGACGTGCTGCCGATCGTCCGGGGCACCTCGCGGATCCATGTGGTCGAAGAGTCCCGGCACATGAAGTTCGCCCGCCAGGAGATCCGCGAACGGCTGCGCGGCGCCGGACCGGTGCGCCGCCACAACAGCGCGCTGGGCACCGCGATCGCCGCCGCCGTGATCCTCTCCAGCATGGTCAACAAGCAGGTCTACGCGGCCGCGGGGCTCAACGTCGAGCGGGCGGTCGCCGAGGTCAAGGCCAATCCGCACCGCAAGGCGATGATGCGCACCAGCTCCGCCCACCTGATCCACTTCCTCGGCGAGGCGGGCCTGCTGACCCGCCCGGCGGTGCGGATCTACCAGAAGCTGCACATGATCTGA
- a CDS encoding FAD-dependent oxidoreductase, giving the protein MAYAITQNCCTDATCISVCPVNCIHPTPEEPGFGHTDLLYIDPAACIDCGACADACPVDAIFPVDRLAGSLARYGEVNRQYYQENPNTHAWGKPEFPRSIPADLGTLRVAVVGTGPAAAYTAQELLRTAGAEVTMIDRQPMAGGLLRHGVAPDHQATKRIGDSFAQLYRNPRLRLHLNVEIGRDLSAADLAAHHHAVVYAVGATADRRLEVPGEELPGVLGAGTVVGWYNADPDVPAVAVDLSAERAVVVGNGNVALDIARVLLSDPERLAGTDIADHALAALRGSSVREVVLLARRGSADAAYTAPEFLALRQLPGVAVVVASDEALPEAVEGKSALLDGLPVEAVDWTGPPPAGRRIVLRFLERPAEFFGQDRVEGVRLASGGLIPAGLVVRAIGFRGAPLPELPLDEATGTVPNRNGRVVPGSYVAGWVKRGPTGGIGANRACAKETVDALLDDAAAGLLPPPPGSAADFDRLVRRRCPEATGLRELRAIDRLERERGAAGGRPRVKLATAAELLSVRGR; this is encoded by the coding sequence ATGGCCTACGCGATCACCCAGAACTGCTGCACCGACGCGACCTGCATCTCGGTCTGCCCGGTCAACTGCATCCACCCCACCCCCGAGGAGCCGGGCTTCGGGCACACCGACCTGCTCTACATCGACCCGGCCGCCTGCATCGACTGCGGCGCCTGCGCCGACGCCTGCCCAGTGGACGCGATTTTCCCGGTGGACCGGCTGGCCGGTTCGCTGGCCCGCTACGGCGAGGTCAACCGCCAGTACTACCAGGAAAATCCGAACACCCACGCCTGGGGCAAGCCGGAGTTCCCGCGCAGCATCCCGGCCGACCTCGGCACCCTGCGGGTGGCCGTGGTCGGCACCGGTCCCGCCGCCGCCTACACCGCACAGGAGTTGCTGCGCACCGCCGGCGCCGAGGTCACCATGATCGACCGGCAGCCGATGGCCGGCGGGCTGCTCCGGCACGGCGTGGCCCCCGACCACCAGGCCACCAAGCGGATCGGCGACAGCTTCGCCCAGCTCTACCGGAACCCGCGGCTGCGCCTGCACCTCAACGTCGAGATCGGGCGCGACCTCTCCGCTGCGGACCTGGCCGCCCACCACCACGCCGTGGTCTACGCGGTGGGAGCCACCGCCGACCGCCGACTCGAGGTCCCCGGCGAGGAGTTGCCCGGGGTGCTGGGCGCCGGCACGGTGGTCGGCTGGTACAACGCCGACCCGGACGTGCCGGCCGTCGCCGTCGACCTCAGCGCCGAGCGCGCGGTGGTGGTCGGCAACGGCAATGTGGCACTGGACATCGCCCGGGTGCTGCTCTCGGACCCGGAGCGGCTGGCCGGCACCGACATCGCCGACCACGCCCTGGCCGCCCTGCGCGGCAGTTCGGTGCGCGAGGTGGTGCTGCTGGCCCGGCGCGGCTCGGCCGACGCCGCCTACACCGCGCCGGAGTTCCTCGCGCTGCGCCAACTCCCGGGCGTCGCCGTGGTGGTGGCCTCGGATGAAGCGCTGCCCGAGGCGGTTGAGGGCAAGTCGGCGCTGCTGGACGGGCTGCCGGTCGAAGCGGTGGACTGGACCGGGCCCCCGCCGGCCGGCCGCCGGATCGTGCTGCGGTTCCTGGAGCGGCCCGCCGAGTTCTTCGGTCAGGACCGCGTCGAGGGGGTGCGGTTGGCGTCCGGCGGGCTGATCCCCGCCGGGCTGGTGGTGCGGGCGATCGGCTTTCGCGGCGCGCCGCTGCCCGAACTACCCCTCGACGAGGCCACCGGGACGGTGCCCAACCGCAACGGGCGGGTGGTGCCCGGGAGTTATGTCGCGGGCTGGGTCAAGCGCGGCCCGACCGGCGGGATCGGTGCCAACCGCGCCTGCGCCAAGGAGACGGTGGACGCGCTGCTCGACGACGCGGCCGCCGGGCTGCTCCCGCCGCCACCCGGCAGCGCGGCCGACTTCGACCGCCTGGTCCGCCGCCGCTGCCCCGAGGCCACCGGTCTGCGCGAGCTGCGGGCGATCGACCGGTTGGAGCGCGAGCGCGGTGCGGCCGGCGGCCGGCCCCGGGTCAAGCTGGCGACGGCCGCCGAACTGCTGTCCGTACGAGGCCGATAG
- a CDS encoding HD domain-containing protein has protein sequence MTLTVADVDALAERAHAGQLDKIGVPYIKHVRVVGNALASFGPHAQMAGLLHDVLEDTDWTAEGLRAAGVPTVVVDTVVAVTKLPGVSYEEMIRSIAGKPRATLVKIADNAHNSLPERAADLPAPDRERLAAKYRAARRVLWPAAGSVDVAVIVGRVNPALLSEV, from the coding sequence ATGACACTCACGGTTGCCGACGTCGACGCGCTCGCCGAGCGGGCGCATGCCGGTCAGCTGGACAAGATCGGCGTCCCCTACATCAAGCACGTCCGCGTCGTCGGGAACGCGCTGGCCTCGTTCGGGCCGCACGCGCAGATGGCCGGGTTGCTGCACGACGTGCTGGAGGACACCGACTGGACCGCCGAGGGCCTGCGGGCGGCCGGGGTGCCGACGGTGGTGGTGGACACCGTGGTGGCCGTGACCAAACTGCCAGGGGTTTCCTATGAGGAGATGATCCGGTCGATCGCCGGCAAGCCGCGGGCCACCCTGGTCAAGATCGCCGACAACGCCCACAACTCGCTGCCCGAGCGCGCCGCCGACCTGCCCGCTCCCGATCGCGAACGGCTCGCCGCCAAGTACCGGGCGGCCCGCCGAGTGCTCTGGCCGGCCGCCGGGAGCGTGGACGTGGCGGTGATCGTGGGACGGGTCAACCCCGCCCTGCTCTCCGAGGTCTGA
- a CDS encoding alpha-hydroxy-acid oxidizing protein, which produces MEPQFGNYQDEIYLAALGGVLPSLPMTFAEWEARAQGALSASLFSYVAGGAGDEATQRANAAAFQRWGLIPRMLVGATQRQLSVELFGHTLPSPLFMAPVGVVGLCAQDGHGDLATARAAARTGVPMVASTLTVDPLEQVAAEFGDTPGFFQLYTPTDRELAASLVHRAEAAGFRGIVVTLDTWVTGWRPRDLATGNFPQLRGHCLANYFSDPVFRSRLAKAPEEDPGAAILTWAQLFRSALTWDDLPWLRSLTDLPLILKGLCHPGDVRRARDAGVDGIYCSNHGGRQANGGLAALDLLPAVVEAADGLPVLFDSGVRSGTDVVKALALGATAVGVGRPYVYGLALAGTDGIVHVLRSLLTEADLLMAVDGYPTLDSLRAEGAVRRI; this is translated from the coding sequence ATGGAACCGCAGTTCGGCAACTACCAGGACGAGATCTACCTCGCGGCGCTCGGCGGGGTGCTGCCCAGCCTGCCGATGACCTTCGCCGAGTGGGAGGCCCGGGCCCAGGGCGCGCTGTCCGCCTCGCTGTTCTCCTACGTGGCGGGCGGGGCCGGTGACGAGGCCACCCAGCGGGCCAACGCCGCCGCCTTCCAGCGCTGGGGGCTGATACCGCGCATGCTGGTCGGCGCGACCCAGCGGCAGCTGTCCGTCGAGCTGTTCGGGCACACCCTGCCGTCGCCGCTCTTCATGGCCCCGGTCGGGGTGGTCGGGCTGTGCGCCCAGGACGGGCACGGCGATCTGGCCACCGCGCGGGCCGCCGCCCGCACCGGGGTGCCGATGGTCGCCTCCACGCTGACCGTCGATCCGCTGGAGCAGGTGGCCGCCGAGTTCGGCGACACCCCGGGGTTCTTCCAGCTCTACACGCCCACCGACCGGGAGTTGGCGGCCAGCCTGGTGCACCGGGCCGAGGCGGCCGGCTTCCGGGGCATCGTGGTCACCCTGGACACCTGGGTCACCGGGTGGCGGCCGCGCGACCTGGCGACCGGCAACTTCCCGCAGCTGCGCGGGCACTGCCTGGCCAACTACTTCTCGGACCCGGTGTTCCGCTCCCGGCTCGCCAAGGCTCCCGAGGAAGATCCGGGCGCCGCGATCCTCACCTGGGCCCAGCTCTTCCGCTCCGCGCTGACCTGGGACGACCTGCCCTGGCTGCGCTCGCTCACCGACCTGCCGCTGATCCTCAAGGGCCTGTGCCATCCCGGGGACGTGCGCCGGGCCAGGGACGCCGGGGTGGACGGCATCTACTGCTCCAACCACGGCGGTCGGCAGGCCAACGGCGGTCTGGCCGCGCTGGACCTGCTGCCGGCCGTGGTCGAGGCGGCGGACGGCCTGCCGGTGCTCTTCGACTCGGGCGTGCGCAGCGGCACGGACGTGGTCAAGGCACTGGCTCTGGGCGCCACCGCGGTGGGTGTCGGCCGCCCGTACGTCTACGGGCTGGCCCTGGCGGGCACCGACGGCATCGTGCACGTGCTGCGCTCGCTGCTCACCGAGGCCGACCTGCTGATGGCGGTGGACGGCTATCCGACGCTGGATTCGCTGCGCGCCGAGGGCGCGGTGCGGCGCATCTGA
- a CDS encoding cytochrome P450, which produces MATETGAPPYTPVPELDPAEIARWRAGGGELVELLTLAREQVGGLAAVRLGGAKPTVLVTEPRAVQHVLAQHPDRYVKRSHRARLLIGDGVLSATGDAWKSQRRLLQSQFTGQGMRRYEQRIAEAARATAARWAGHARTGQELDLATEMRHFALDTIWRSLTGFELDATTEAELELVGAVVAALPQLPDDSVKAHEAVAAFLERIDAIAHRAIDTARTQPPGPDGPGLLQVLLEASAERPEYTDKLIRDELVTLLLAGHETTATTLTWLYLLLDRHPEAREQALSAGPAGSPERREAVQALVHETLRLYPSAWILPRWTAEADTVAGFAVEADTDLLVCPYLTHRDPVRWPEPERFDPTRFTRPGGRPTEHGAYLPFGLGPRACLGMQFALRESVALLEVLLPAYTVAFRSTPPRAAYSITVRPDGPTPAVVTAAADFGG; this is translated from the coding sequence GTGGCCACCGAAACCGGCGCCCCGCCGTACACCCCCGTGCCCGAGCTGGATCCCGCCGAGATCGCCCGCTGGCGGGCCGGCGGCGGGGAGTTGGTGGAGCTGCTGACGCTGGCCCGGGAACAGGTCGGCGGCCTCGCCGCGGTCCGGCTCGGCGGTGCCAAGCCCACCGTGCTGGTCACCGAACCGCGCGCCGTCCAGCATGTGCTGGCCCAGCACCCGGACCGCTACGTCAAGCGCTCGCACCGCGCCCGGCTGCTGATCGGCGACGGCGTGCTCTCCGCGACCGGCGACGCCTGGAAGAGCCAACGGCGGCTGCTGCAGTCGCAGTTCACCGGTCAGGGGATGCGCCGCTACGAGCAGCGGATCGCCGAGGCGGCCCGGGCGACCGCCGCCCGCTGGGCCGGCCACGCCCGTACCGGCCAGGAGTTGGACCTCGCCACCGAGATGCGCCACTTCGCCCTGGACACCATCTGGCGCTCGCTCACCGGCTTCGAGCTGGACGCCACCACCGAGGCCGAGTTGGAGCTGGTGGGGGCCGTGGTGGCGGCGCTGCCGCAACTGCCCGACGACTCCGTCAAGGCCCACGAGGCGGTGGCCGCCTTCCTGGAGCGGATCGACGCGATCGCCCACCGCGCCATCGACACCGCCCGCACCCAGCCCCCCGGCCCCGACGGCCCCGGCCTGCTCCAGGTGCTGCTGGAGGCCTCGGCGGAACGGCCGGAGTACACGGACAAGCTGATCCGGGACGAGCTGGTCACCCTGCTGCTGGCCGGCCATGAGACCACCGCCACCACACTGACCTGGCTCTACCTGCTGCTCGACCGCCACCCCGAGGCCCGCGAGCAGGCGCTGTCGGCCGGTCCCGCCGGCTCGCCGGAGCGCCGGGAGGCCGTCCAGGCCCTGGTCCACGAGACGCTGCGGCTCTACCCGTCCGCGTGGATCCTGCCGCGCTGGACCGCCGAGGCCGACACCGTGGCGGGCTTCGCCGTCGAGGCCGACACCGATCTGCTGGTCTGCCCGTACCTCACCCACCGCGACCCGGTCCGCTGGCCGGAGCCCGAGCGGTTCGACCCCACCCGCTTCACCCGCCCCGGCGGCCGCCCGACCGAGCACGGCGCCTATCTGCCGTTCGGCCTCGGCCCGCGCGCCTGCCTCGGCATGCAGTTCGCGCTGCGCGAGTCGGTGGCGCTGCTCGAAGTGCTGCTCCCCGCCTACACCGTGGCGTTCCGCAGCACGCCGCCCCGCGCCGCCTACAGCATCACCGTCCGCCCCGACGGCCCGACCCCGGCGGTCGTCACGGCCGCCGCCGACTTCGGAGGATGA
- a CDS encoding PhlB family protein, translating into MQQTLTPEAPVDDETVLHYRQCRWCSSPTEHYRLLCPVCGSTDMAELRSTGEGVVRRIGAVARSQVLEHRIRQNCAITLDEGLTITAVVTASRYEVIPVGTRVRLHTAVGDTAEFRLA; encoded by the coding sequence GTGCAGCAGACGCTCACCCCCGAAGCCCCCGTCGATGACGAGACCGTGCTCCACTACCGCCAGTGCCGCTGGTGCAGCTCGCCCACCGAGCACTACCGGCTGCTCTGCCCGGTGTGCGGATCCACCGACATGGCGGAGCTGCGCAGCACTGGCGAGGGCGTGGTGCGCCGGATCGGCGCGGTGGCCCGCTCCCAGGTGCTGGAGCACCGGATCCGGCAGAACTGCGCGATCACCCTGGACGAGGGACTGACCATCACCGCCGTGGTGACCGCGAGCCGCTACGAGGTGATTCCGGTCGGCACCCGGGTGCGGCTGCACACGGCGGTCGGAGACACCGCGGAGTTCCGGCTCGCCTGA
- a CDS encoding DMT family transporter, which yields MISILFAVLTAVSNGTASVLQRRAAATAPEEDAMRFQLLRDLLRRPVWLGGIAMSIVAAVCQAVALATGPIAIVQPIFMIELPFTLVLGGLLFHGSRFSRHVWLAIAAVAVGLALFLMAAAPSGGNASVSSGSWPVALLATGLFLVVTLGIGLKVHGNARAAALGLAAACGYALTAALMKDAMARLDHGAGALFTGWQIYATAAMGVGSLFVLQNALQAGSLAASQPMLSIGDALISTSYGVTLFAETLRTGWWLVPQVLAMGVVLAGCIGLSRSPLADGMAENPSERGVPAAV from the coding sequence ATGATCTCGATCCTGTTCGCCGTGCTGACCGCCGTGAGCAACGGCACCGCCTCGGTGCTGCAGCGCCGAGCCGCCGCCACCGCGCCGGAGGAAGACGCCATGCGCTTCCAACTGCTGCGCGATCTGCTGCGCCGACCGGTCTGGTTGGGCGGGATCGCGATGAGCATAGTGGCGGCCGTCTGCCAGGCGGTGGCGCTCGCCACCGGCCCGATCGCGATCGTCCAGCCGATCTTCATGATCGAGTTGCCGTTCACCCTGGTGCTCGGTGGTCTGCTGTTCCACGGCTCGCGGTTCTCGCGGCACGTCTGGCTGGCGATAGCCGCGGTGGCCGTCGGGCTGGCACTCTTCCTGATGGCGGCCGCACCCAGCGGCGGCAACGCCTCGGTCTCGTCCGGCTCCTGGCCCGTGGCGCTGCTGGCCACCGGGCTGTTCCTGGTCGTCACGCTCGGCATCGGGCTCAAGGTGCACGGCAACGCCCGGGCGGCCGCCCTCGGCCTGGCGGCGGCCTGCGGGTACGCGTTGACCGCGGCGCTGATGAAGGACGCGATGGCCCGCCTGGACCACGGCGCCGGCGCGCTGTTCACCGGGTGGCAGATCTATGCGACGGCGGCGATGGGCGTGGGCTCGCTGTTCGTGCTGCAGAACGCGCTGCAGGCAGGGTCGTTGGCCGCCTCGCAGCCGATGCTCAGCATCGGTGACGCGCTGATCAGTACCAGCTACGGTGTGACGCTCTTCGCCGAGACGCTGCGCACCGGCTGGTGGCTGGTCCCGCAGGTGCTCGCGATGGGCGTGGTGCTGGCCGGCTGCATCGGTCTGTCCCGCTCCCCGCTGGCCGACGGGATGGCCGAAAACCCTAGCGAGCGGGGGGTGCCGGCGGCCGTCTGA
- a CDS encoding sialidase family protein translates to MKQFRSRAPLATATVALALAAAVTGTPAGAATSPWPLTLISPGDPYAACDLSGDGSGTNYPAAEAEPYAAADPRDPKHVIGIYQQDRWSNGGARGLSSSYSTDGVHFTQTPLPFTHCAPGGLPYQRASDGWVSFGPDGTAYSSALVFDATDATNGVAAATSYDGGRSWQHVSNLIQDTDPAVGDDKNSVTADPVHAGTAYQVWDRIDQTATAYDGPSYISITRDHGRTWSPARPFVDTSVVPYSQTIGNVIVADAHTDTLYDFFQWITATDATGNTTKETHFAFVRSTDQGRSWSKPVPVVADTAVNEVDPNAPTDQSKALRAGSGLPNVAIDPQTGELYLAYEGSDFSGGQYDSIELVHSADGGADWSTPVRIDQAPNAPPSPRRSPWTSTAPSPSATTTCAT, encoded by the coding sequence ATGAAGCAGTTCCGCAGCAGAGCGCCACTCGCCACCGCGACCGTGGCGCTCGCGCTCGCCGCCGCCGTGACCGGCACACCGGCCGGCGCGGCCACCTCACCCTGGCCACTCACCCTGATCTCCCCCGGCGACCCGTATGCCGCCTGCGACCTCAGCGGCGACGGCTCCGGCACCAACTACCCGGCCGCCGAGGCCGAGCCGTACGCCGCCGCCGACCCGCGCGACCCTAAGCATGTGATCGGCATCTACCAGCAGGACCGCTGGTCCAACGGCGGTGCCCGGGGCCTGAGTTCGAGCTACTCCACGGACGGCGTGCACTTCACCCAGACCCCGCTGCCGTTCACCCACTGCGCCCCGGGCGGCCTGCCCTACCAGCGTGCCTCGGACGGCTGGGTCAGCTTCGGACCGGACGGCACCGCCTACAGCAGCGCCCTGGTCTTCGACGCCACCGATGCCACCAACGGGGTCGCTGCCGCCACCTCCTATGACGGCGGCCGGAGTTGGCAGCACGTCAGCAATCTGATCCAGGACACCGATCCGGCGGTCGGCGACGACAAGAACTCGGTCACCGCCGACCCGGTGCACGCCGGCACCGCCTACCAGGTCTGGGACCGGATCGACCAGACCGCGACCGCCTACGACGGCCCCTCCTACATCTCGATCACCCGCGACCACGGCCGCACCTGGTCCCCGGCGCGGCCGTTCGTGGACACCTCGGTGGTGCCCTACTCGCAGACCATCGGCAATGTGATCGTGGCCGACGCGCACACCGACACGCTCTACGACTTCTTCCAGTGGATCACCGCCACCGACGCCACCGGCAACACCACCAAGGAGACCCACTTCGCCTTCGTCCGCTCCACCGACCAGGGCCGCAGCTGGAGCAAGCCGGTGCCGGTGGTCGCCGACACGGCGGTCAACGAGGTGGACCCGAACGCGCCGACCGACCAGAGCAAGGCGCTGCGGGCCGGCTCCGGTCTGCCCAACGTGGCCATCGACCCGCAGACCGGCGAGCTCTATCTCGCCTATGAGGGTTCGGACTTCAGCGGCGGGCAGTACGACTCGATCGAGCTGGTCCACTCCGCGGACGGCGGCGCCGACTGGAGCACCCCGGTCCGGATCGACCAGGCGCCGAACGCCCCGCCTTCACCCCGTCGATCACCGTGGACCAGCACGGCACCGTCGCCATCAGCTACTACGACCTGCGCTACCTGA
- a CDS encoding tryptorubin family RiPP precursor, giving the protein MKILFAVRNTICGQKSLKKSAWYFWY; this is encoded by the coding sequence ATGAAGATTCTGTTTGCGGTCCGTAACACCATTTGCGGCCAGAAGAGCCTGAAGAAGAGCGCCTGGTACTTCTGGTACTAA